A single Montipora foliosa isolate CH-2021 chromosome 7, ASM3666993v2, whole genome shotgun sequence DNA region contains:
- the LOC138009679 gene encoding putative nuclease HARBI1 gives MADLLFPIIRPQVRVRKFRQHEIYLDEFSDEELRSRYKLGRESQEFLTEILEKDLQRETKRNHALSPTLQILAALRFFASGSFLQIISDTFGLPKSSVSRVVKDVSLALAQKQNEFILWPSPAELQEVKRGFYDKGGFPDVIGCIDGTHVRIQARRANENDFVNRKGFHSINVQAVCNHKSREHYVLSMIILCYNYLVSKASNFLTWEGGAHNFKNWKVV, from the coding sequence atggcggacttacTGTTCCCGATAATTCGTCCACAAGTACGTGTAAGAAAGTTTCGTCAGCACGAAATTTATCTTGACGAATTTTCAGATGAAGAACTTCGCAGCAGATACAAATTAGGCAGAGAATCCCAAGAATTTTTAACGGAAATCCTTGAAAAAGATCTGCAACGAGAGACGAAGAGAAACCATGCATTGTCGCCGACACTGCAAATTCTCGCAGCGTTACGTTTTTTTGCGAGCGGCAGCTTCCTACAAATCATTAGTGACACCTTTGGTCTGCCAAAATCCTCAGTCTCAAGAGTGGTAAAAGATGTGTCGCTTGCTCTAGCGCAGAAACAGAACGAATTCATTTTATGGCCTTCTCCCGCCGAACTACAAGAAGTGAAGCGAGGCTTTTATGACAAAGGAGGGTTCCCTGATGTAATTGGTTGCATCGACGGGACACATGTGAGGATCCAGGCACGCAGAGCGAACGAAAACGACTTCGTGAACAGAAAAGGATTTCACTCGATCAATGTGCAAGCAGTGTGCAACCATAAAAGTAGAGAACACTATGTGCTATCAATGATTATTTTATGCTACAATTACTTGGTATCAAAAGCCAGCAATTTTTTAACCTGGGAGGGTGGAGCACATAATTTCAAAAACTGGAAAGTTGTATAA
- the LOC138009680 gene encoding putative nuclease HARBI1 produces MFTNILARWPGSTHDSFVFNNSHIGQKLESQPHSIEDGLLLGDSGYPCKPNLMTPYLNLTTAKQETYNKAHTGTRVAIEQVFGWWKRRFHLLHSEVRMNSEKICQLIGACAVLHNIALLQKEPFGGLLQNEDQPDIAPYHGPENGKAVRDYIWNTFFF; encoded by the coding sequence ATGTTTACAAACATTCTTGCAAGATGGCCTGGGAGCACGCATGACAGTTTTGTCTTCAACAACTCACACATTGGCCAGAAGTTGGAAAGTCAGCCCCACTCAATAGAAGATGGTTTGCTACTGGGAGATAGTGGGTATCCATGTAAACCAAATCTCATGACCCCCTATCTTAACCTAACAACTGCAAAACAGGAGACCTACAACAAAGCCCACACGGGTACAAGAGTGGCAATCGAACAAGTCTTTGGCTGGTGGAAGCGCCGTTTTCACCTGCTTCACTCTGAAGTACGAATGAACTCTGAAAAGATCTGCCAATTGATTGGTGCTTGTGCAGTGCTACACAACATTGCATTGCTTCAGAAAGAGCCATTTGGTGGCCTTCTTCAGAATGAAGACCAGCCAGACATTGCTCCTTATCATGGCCCAGAAAATGGAAAGGCTGTGAGGGACTATATTTggaataccttttttttttaa
- the LOC138009681 gene encoding t-SNARE domain-containing protein 1-like, with product MAERVESGNEGEVTDESKARKRKPNFSVNEIFVITENVKNHLAVIQSKLTNNITNPKNNEIWQEITDAVNAVGTAGRTVAEVKDKWKNLHSTAKKEFATFRRETKKTGGGPGLKPPSASSEKIIEVFKDTPAFRGLNGFEAGSEAATPSENASTISCDFDREVEDGEVAVVKERKRRKVSCSQDDVQLY from the exons atgGCGGAAAGAGTGGAAAGTGGAAATGAAGGAGAAGTTACAGATGAATCgaaagcaagaaaaagaaagccgAATTTTTCTGTGAACGAAATTTTTGTAATTacggaaaatgttaaaaatcacCTTGCAGTTATCCAGTCCAAATTAACGAACAACATAACGAATCCAAAAAACAACGAAATTTGGCAAGAAATAACCGATGCTGTGAATGCGGTGGGGACGGCAGGGCGAACGGTAGCTGAAGTGAAGGACAAGTGGAAAAATTTGCACAGCACCGCGAAGAAAGAATTTGCAACTTTCAGgagagaaacaaagaaaactggaGGTGGGCCAGGGCTAAAGCCCCCAAGTGCCTCCAGTGAGAAAATTATTGAAGTTTTCAAGGACACACCCGCTTTCAGGGGCTTGAATGGGTTTGAAGCAG GGTCAGAAGCAGCAACTCCCAGCGAAAATGCTTCTACGATCAGCTGCGATTTCGATCGTGAGGTTGAAGATGGGGAGGTTGCTGTAGTGAAGGAAAGGAAGAGGAGGAAAGTGAGTTGCTCTCAAGATGACGTACAGCTGTACTAA
- the LOC138009684 gene encoding uncharacterized protein translates to MKKPITDALCPKGSRLAHLYGLPKTHKPKLSMRPILSATNTYNYPLAKWLEEKLKPLSTNANSVSDIFQLSEDIRNIPVDADHILLSYDVTALFTNVPAHETIGILGDKASAGNWFNNTYSLNLTKDQLMELLKLATTNQLFQRDGILYEQVEGVAMGAPLGPLLANTFMCSIEEKLEERNELPSFYKRYVDDTFTIMPDLKKANAFLDKLNSCHENLNFTMEIAEQGTISFVGMKITKCGNRLETSVHRKSTNTGLLLHYHSHMDKRYKTCLLSTMINCAYRLSSTPNMFSAECNKLRTTFLNLNYPVNLINSSINEFLHNIDNISAPDEASDGTSNIVVPLPFKDQKSANSVKREMQNLNAKIGVQIKPVFQSKKISQALSPKEKKPPIVNNQCVVYKIQCDLCDTRLCWVHNLTLAPTHWRA, encoded by the coding sequence ATGAAAAAACCAATCACCGATGCTCTCTGCCCTAAAGGGTCAAGACTTGCTCATTTGTATGGTTTACCCAAGACTCACAAGCCAAAACTGTCTATGAGACCAATTTTATCGGCGACTAATACATACAATTACCCACTCGCAAAATGGCTGGAAGAGAAATTAAAGCCTCTGTCAACCAATGCTAACAGCGTCAGTGATATCTTTCAATTATCCGAAGATATCAGAAACATCCCTGTTGATGCTGACCACATACTCCTATCATACGACGTGACAGCTCTTTTTACCAATGTTCCTGCCCACGAAACCATCGGAATACTTGGTGATAAAGCTTCTGCTGGAAACTGGTTTAATAACACCTACAGTCTGAACCTCACCAAAGACCAACTTATGGAATTACTCAAGCTTGCAACAACAAACCAACTCTTTCAACGTGATGGTATACTTTACGAACAAGTAGAGGGCGTTGCCATGGGCGCTCCACTTGGGCCCCTATTAGCCAACACCTTCATGTGCTCCATAGAAGAAAAATTAGAAGAGAGAAACGAGCTCCCCTCTTTTTATAAACGGTACGTGGATGATACTTTCACAATCATGCCAGACCTTAAGAAAGCCAACGCTTTCCTTGATAAATTGAACTCCTGCCACGAGAACTTGAACTTTACTATGGAAATAGCCGAGCAGGGCACTATTTCTTTTGTGGGCATGAAAATTACTAAATGTGGAAACAGACTTGAAACTTCGGTACACAGAAAGTCCACAAACACGGGCCTGCTCCTTCACTATCACAGTCATATGGACAAACGATACAAAACGTGTTTACTTTCCACAATGATCAACTGCGCTTATCGCCTGTCATCGACTCCTAACATGTTTTCCGCGGAATGCAACAAGCTTCGAACTACCTTTCTAAACCTGAATTATCCTGTAAATTTGATCAATTCTTCGATTAACGAATTTTTGCACAATATTGACAATATTAGTGCGCCTGATGAAGCAAGTGATGGCACCTCTAATATCGTGGTACCACTACCTTTCAAAGATCAGAAATCAGCTAACTCAGTAAAAAGAGAAATGCAAAATCTGAACGCAAAAATTGGAGTGCAAATCAAGCCTGTCTTTCAGTCTAAGAAGATCAGCCAGGCCCTCTCcccgaaagaaaaaaagcccCCAATTGTAAACAATCAGTGCGTGGTCTATAAAATTCAATGTGATCTGTGCGACACCAGATTATGTTGGGTACACAACCTGACACTTGCACCAACGCATTGGCGAGCATAA
- the LOC138011110 gene encoding uncharacterized abhydrolase domain-containing protein DDB_G0269086-like — translation MVSVSKPFGKPFGKGLEEYGKDIGQLCVDIRSLFKYSEARREDYHTLQSAMGVEMHNFQKHTDVRWLSLGPSVRRILEQWDCICSFVKDLEKDPKTAPKSVAYKRVSAMLNDEEGKKTKAQLEFVGNVSPVFEDFLTIFQNSCPQVHLLYDKMSEFLRKLMGRFLKKDVYEKNFESDLVSIDCSANSQLTDADIAIGEATKKALAQINPDRRKSVYLGIRTFFSTSITYLQSHLPLQNTLLKALGCLNPVKREKASSVKAIARLAKKLQPQLDVSIVQDEWRVYAVDEDVEQLHKEKRVDHFWQEVFNLKSLNGTEPRYVALPTLVKSGLIPAQTYAESERSLSVNACIVTQERTLLGERTVVGLRSVKDAVKLYDPENLRPEKIALTDGLLSAVRSAHMHHRQRLDEEQAEKKRKEADEKLKAEEEERRKRDQEKLRKETRSLRDKGERLDKKEQEAIDEMQTADELLSEGTSKLQAALSSGSKVDSQGAKVACLMIETAKSNQAKAKRKLEAVREKQKEVNTNNQKLLEKALPGDVSAVPSKKRKSK, via the coding sequence ATGGTAAGTGTCTCTAAACCTTTTGGCAAACCTTTTGGCAAGGGTTTAGAGGAATATGGGAAAGACATTGGACAGCTTTGTGTGGACATTCGCTCCCTTTTCAAGTACAGTGAAGCTAGACGAGAAGACTATCACACTTTACAATCTGCAATGGGTGTGGAGATGCACAATTTTCAAAAGCATACCGACGTGAGATGGCTTAGTTTGGGTCCTTCTGTGCGAAGAATTTTGGAGCAGTGGGATTGCATCTGCAGCTTTGTGAAGGATCTGGAAAAGGATCCCAAAACAGCTCCTAAGAGTGTTGCTTACAAGAGGGTATCGGCAATGTTAAATGAcgaagaaggaaagaaaacaaaggcaCAGCTGGAATTTGTGGGTAATGTTTCACCTGTTTTTGAAGATTTCCTCACCATTTTTCAGAACAGCTGCCCACAGGTTCACCTTTTGTATGATAAAATGTCGGAGTTCTTGCGCAAGCTTATGGGTAGATTCCTAAAGAAAGATGTGTATGAGAAGAACTTTGAAAGTGATCTAGTCAGTATTGACTGCAGTGCAAACAGTCAGCTGACCGATGCTGATATTGCAATTGGAGAGGCCACCAAGAAGGCTTTAGCCCAGATCAACCCAGATCGTAGAAAGTCTGTATATCTTGGCATCCGCACATTTTTTAGCACATCAATTACATATCTACAGTCTCATCTCCCTCTTCAGAACACTCTCTTAAAAGCATTAGGATGTCTCAATCCTGTTAAGAGAGAAAAGGCAAGTAGTGTGAAGGCAATTGCAAGACTGGCTAAAAAATTGCAGCCTCAGTTGGATGTCAGCATTGTTCAAGATGAGTGGCGAGTTTATGCTGTCGATGAAGATGTTGAGCAGTTACATAAAGAGAAACGGGTTGACCATTTTTGGCAAGAAGTATTCAATCTCAAGTCTCTTAATGGGACTGAGCCTCGATATGTCGCTCTTCCAACATTAGTAAAATCAGGTCTTATTCCTGCGCAAACATATGCTGAGTCAGAACGAAGTCTGTCAGTGAATGCCTGCATTGTGACGCAAGAAAGGACACTTCTTGGAGAGAGGACTGTTGTTGGTCTTAGATCTGTGAAAGATGCTGTGAAGTTGTATGATCCTGAAAACCTGAGACCGGAAAAAATTGCCCTAACAGATGGTCTTCTAAGTGCTGTGCGATCTGCGCACATGCATCATAGACAGCGGCTGGATGAAGAACAAGCcgagaaaaagagaaaggaGGCGGATGAGAAATTGAAAGCTGAAGAGGAAGAACGAAGGAAAAGAGACCAGGAGAAGTTAAGAAAAGAGACAAGATCGTTGAGAGATAAAGGAGAGAGGCTAGACAAGAAGGAGCAGGAGGCAATAGATGAAATGCAAACGGCTGATGAGCTACTGTCAGAAGGCACAAGTAAGTTGCAGGCTGCTCTATCTTCAGGTTCCAAGGTTGATTCACAAGGTGCAAAAGTTGCATGTCTCATGATTGAAACGGCCAAATCGAATCAGGCAAAGGCCAAGAGGAAGCTTGAAGCAGTAAGGGAGAAGCAAAAGGAGGTTAACACAAACAATCAGAAGTTGCTGGAGAAAGCTCTACCAGGGGATGTTTCTGCTGTaccatcaaagaaaagaaagtcaaagtaa
- the LOC138009686 gene encoding piggyBac transposable element-derived protein 4-like, producing the protein MAACVPSDASDLESESSSEIAESGDDSDISVSSVNTEYLLNLDFSEHDKDGQIGWSRDLAPVNVTPFTARAGAVSGVAEDGTAKDFFQLFIPDELFDMTMEETNCYARQCVARKPDLKWQNTSREEMQAFFGLNVLFGYHNLPETSLYWSKDEILGVAFVKRVMPRDRFDKLTQYLHLNNNENAIPRGQPNHDKLFKV; encoded by the coding sequence ATGGCGGCGTGTGTGCCTTCAGATGCAAGTGATTTGGAAAGCGAGAGCAGCAGCGAAATTGCAGAAAGCGGTGACGATAGTGACATTTCTGTTTCTAGTGTTAATACAGAATATCTCTTGAACTTAGATTTCTCAGAACATGATAAAGATGGCCAAATCGGATGGAGTCGTGATCTAGCTCCCGTAAATGTAACACCTTTCACTGCGAGAGCTGGAGCTGTTAGTGGAGTTGCCGAAGATGGCACCGCTAAAGATTTTTTTCAGCTCTTTATTCCCGACGAACTGTTTGACATGACCATGGAAGAAACAAACTGTTATGCTAGACAGTGCGTTGCCCGAAAGCCAGACCTAAAGTGGCAAAACACAAGCCGTGAAGAAATGCAAGCATTCTTTGGCCTCAACGTACTGTTCGGGTATCACAACCTTCCCGAGACATCTCTGTACTGGTCCAAAGACGAAATCCTTGGAGTTGCCTTCGTAAAGAGAGTAATGCCCAGAGACCGATTTGATAAACTGACACAGTACCTTCATCTTAACAACAATGAAAATGCGATACCGCGAGGGCAACCAAATCACGACAAACTGTTCAAAGTTTGA